From the genome of Verrucomicrobiia bacterium, one region includes:
- a CDS encoding NAD(P)-dependent oxidoreductase: MLEKIGFVGVGRMGANMARRLHECGYPIAAVFDVNSATAQTLAGELQSVAVTDLKSVTAAADIIITVVSDDRAMKRIYRDGLLTRARGKLFINCATVTPAVHRWVEQQCAAKGASSLEACMAASITQARQGTLYLMCGGQPEVFERVKPLLEKLATELRYIGTAGKAAEVKALVNMVMNANTAALAEGLGLGAALGLDLTMLREVFAQTGARSGVLQTDGEDMQNREHSCYFSAAHAAKDSGIALQLAKQQGLNLPLATATKKQYDRMIQVGLGELDKSGIAELTFKGRHATQG, from the coding sequence ATGTTGGAAAAAATTGGTTTTGTGGGAGTGGGACGCATGGGCGCGAACATGGCGCGCCGCCTGCATGAGTGTGGTTATCCCATCGCCGCCGTATTTGATGTCAACTCCGCAACGGCTCAAACCTTGGCCGGGGAACTTCAAAGCGTGGCGGTTACGGATCTGAAATCAGTGACGGCGGCGGCGGACATCATCATCACCGTGGTCAGCGATGATCGGGCGATGAAGCGGATTTATCGCGACGGTTTGTTGACGCGGGCGCGGGGTAAACTCTTTATCAACTGCGCCACGGTAACGCCCGCGGTCCACCGCTGGGTGGAACAGCAATGCGCCGCCAAGGGCGCCAGTTCATTGGAAGCCTGCATGGCGGCCAGCATTACCCAAGCGCGTCAGGGCACGCTTTATTTGATGTGCGGCGGGCAACCGGAAGTGTTCGAGCGCGTCAAACCGCTTCTGGAAAAACTCGCCACGGAATTGCGTTACATCGGCACGGCGGGCAAAGCCGCAGAAGTCAAGGCGCTGGTCAATATGGTCATGAATGCCAACACCGCCGCGCTGGCGGAAGGTCTGGGTCTGGGGGCGGCGCTCGGGTTGGACCTTACGATGTTACGCGAAGTGTTTGCGCAAACCGGCGCGCGTTCCGGCGTGCTGCAAACCGACGGCGAAGACATGCAGAATCGTGAACATTCCTGCTATTTCTCCGCCGCCCATGCGGCCAAGGATTCCGGCATCGCGCTGCAACTGGCGAAGCAACAGGGTCTGAACCTGCCGCTCGCCACTGCGACGAAAAAGCAGTATGACCGCATGATCCAGGTTGGCTTGGGCGAACTGGATAAATCCGGCATTGCCGAACTGACCTTCAAAGGCCGCCACGCAACACAGGGTTGA
- the infC gene encoding translation initiation factor IF-3 gives MSHPYHSRHNSPGSFIRINGKIRAREVRVIGADGKQLGVMSLNDALNLSRQAGLDLVEIAATATPPVCRIVDFGKFRYEQAKKDKESKKNQNASIVKEVQLSPRIDAHDFSVKVGHATDFLCEEMKVKVTLRFRGREMQHTEFGFEVVTKFIEKVAPYGHPDFPPKLIGRGINVMLSPLPRNKRAKNPRVTATGADAPPPAAQSAPANPNQVQVRRGENAATEPSGSFTNNPFSELKA, from the coding sequence TTGAGCCACCCTTATCACTCACGTCATAACTCCCCCGGCTCGTTCATCAGGATCAACGGGAAAATTCGCGCGCGCGAAGTCCGGGTCATCGGCGCCGATGGCAAGCAGCTTGGGGTGATGTCTTTGAATGATGCGCTGAACCTCTCGCGTCAGGCGGGCTTGGATTTGGTGGAAATTGCCGCGACCGCCACGCCCCCGGTGTGTCGCATCGTTGACTTTGGCAAGTTCCGTTACGAGCAGGCCAAAAAGGATAAGGAATCCAAGAAAAATCAGAACGCCTCGATCGTCAAGGAAGTCCAGCTCAGTCCGCGGATTGACGCTCATGATTTCTCGGTCAAGGTCGGCCACGCCACGGATTTTCTGTGTGAGGAAATGAAGGTCAAGGTGACCTTGCGCTTTCGCGGTCGCGAAATGCAACACACCGAATTCGGGTTCGAGGTCGTCACCAAATTCATCGAGAAGGTGGCGCCGTACGGTCATCCGGATTTTCCACCCAAACTGATTGGCCGCGGCATCAACGTGATGCTGAGTCCCTTGCCCCGGAACAAACGCGCCAAAAATCCACGCGTTACAGCCACCGGGGCGGACGCACCGCCGCCCGCGGCTCAATCCGCACCGGCGAACCCTAATCAGGTTCAAGTCAGACGCGGAGAAAATGCGGCGACGGAACCGTCCGGTTCTTTCACTAATAATCCGTTCTCGGAACTGAAGGCGTGA
- a CDS encoding DUF2851 family protein, producing the protein MLDFARGSAQKQFQVQPIPVNAYTRWRSECGLPATLRETAAGPSEKFLQAIWQHQRLRREHLRTLDGKSVRVLHPGFISVEGGPDFRGAILQFDSAPPLSGDVEIDLADSGWRGHGHARNPAFKNVILHVVWQANASSTPLATLALRDVLDAPLADLAAQLEFQSLRTLPENLIGRCRAPLQKLEPDALAGLLRAAAQVRLHNKAAQLETRARAVGWEQAWWEGLFRSLGYKHNRWPMQHLAEIRKVWGQGVATAFPLQARLFGLSGLLPLDLRRNRSTSDAYLRRIWDVWWRERENFAPHILPRSVWRLHGLRPANQPLRRLALAAHWVQRNDLITSVEAWSRISDSDSRLTAALVKIFRVPADPFWSWHWTFNGARLKQSQPLIGAQRITDLAVNTVLPWLLARASAGGNTALADAITRRYHAWPAAEDNATLRLARQRLLGRSWRGSTGLKTASAQQGLLQIVRDFCDHSNALCDSCRFPELVTNWSVGV; encoded by the coding sequence GTGCTTGACTTTGCGAGAGGCTCGGCGCAAAAGCAATTCCAAGTGCAGCCCATTCCAGTCAATGCCTATACCCGCTGGCGCTCCGAGTGCGGCCTGCCGGCCACGCTGCGCGAGACGGCCGCCGGTCCATCGGAAAAATTCCTTCAAGCCATCTGGCAACATCAACGCTTGCGCCGGGAGCACCTCCGAACCTTGGACGGCAAATCGGTGCGCGTGCTTCATCCGGGTTTCATCAGTGTGGAAGGCGGTCCGGATTTTCGGGGGGCGATTCTCCAGTTTGATTCTGCGCCGCCGCTTTCCGGAGACGTGGAAATAGACCTTGCTGACTCGGGCTGGCGCGGCCACGGACACGCGCGTAATCCAGCTTTCAAAAACGTCATCCTCCACGTCGTCTGGCAAGCCAACGCCAGTTCGACCCCGCTGGCCACCCTGGCCTTACGCGACGTGTTGGACGCGCCCTTGGCCGATCTCGCCGCGCAATTGGAGTTTCAATCACTGCGCACGCTGCCAGAAAATCTGATTGGCCGGTGCCGGGCGCCGTTGCAAAAACTCGAACCGGACGCCCTGGCCGGCCTGCTGCGTGCCGCCGCCCAGGTGCGCCTGCACAACAAAGCCGCGCAACTGGAAACCCGGGCGCGTGCGGTCGGTTGGGAGCAGGCTTGGTGGGAAGGACTCTTCCGTTCGCTCGGTTACAAACACAATCGCTGGCCGATGCAGCATCTCGCCGAAATTCGCAAGGTTTGGGGTCAAGGCGTGGCCACGGCTTTTCCCCTCCAAGCCAGATTGTTCGGTCTCAGCGGATTACTGCCGCTGGATCTCCGGCGCAACCGCTCGACATCGGATGCCTATCTGCGGCGCATCTGGGACGTCTGGTGGCGTGAGCGCGAAAATTTTGCGCCGCACATTTTGCCGCGTTCGGTCTGGCGGCTGCACGGATTACGTCCGGCCAATCAACCGCTGCGCCGGCTCGCGCTGGCCGCGCATTGGGTTCAACGAAACGACCTGATCACCTCAGTGGAAGCTTGGAGTCGAATCTCCGACTCTGATTCGCGTTTGACCGCGGCGCTCGTGAAAATTTTCCGCGTTCCAGCGGATCCGTTCTGGTCCTGGCATTGGACTTTTAATGGGGCGCGCTTGAAACAATCACAACCACTGATTGGAGCGCAGCGCATCACGGATCTGGCGGTCAATACCGTCCTGCCCTGGCTGCTTGCCCGCGCAAGCGCGGGTGGAAACACCGCCCTGGCCGACGCAATCACCCGTCGCTACCACGCCTGGCCCGCCGCTGAAGACAACGCCACTTTGCGATTGGCCCGGCAACGATTATTGGGGCGTTCCTGGCGCGGCAGTACCGGATTGAAGACAGCTAGCGCGCAACAGGGATTGTTGCAGATCGTGCGGGATTTTTGCGATCACAGTAACGCACTGTGCGATTCGTGCCGCTTTCCGGAGTTGGTGACGAACTGGTCGGTTGGCGTTTAG
- a CDS encoding trypsin-like peptidase domain-containing protein: MIFALLANVGAAPAPAAEVDIRRNATVAAIERVTPSVVNIRTSKLVRRNTAEEEFYRRFFGWNLAGSGPAEEQINNIGSGVIVEATDDEGYILTNFHVLQQAERVQVQLWDGREYEAEKLLYQTQKDLALLKIVRRADDPPFRPILLAADDDLLLGETAIAIGNPFGLGGSVSQGILSSKNRRLDSGGNRLDYLDWLQTDADINPGNSGGPLVNIRGELIGINVAVYNQEEGKGTGFAIPVKQISSALSDFFSLEYSAKLWLGARFRGSPKPLEVRYVQPHSPADDAGLREGQQVIEVNGQAVSSLARFCQLMAASSDHQAQLVVLDQGVQRKISVQMVPLEEVNRALLGKRLGLTVGPISNVSVPSGNPPATPTGLTVTAVEKDGPAAKARLEAGMIVSAIDNVPVTDVVNLSNVLGNKRSGDPFRLIVNVATRYADGQARWLTGPVDIPAR; this comes from the coding sequence TTGATTTTCGCCCTTCTGGCGAATGTCGGCGCGGCGCCAGCGCCGGCGGCCGAGGTGGACATCCGTCGGAACGCCACGGTGGCGGCGATCGAGCGAGTGACGCCCAGCGTGGTGAACATTCGCACTTCCAAATTGGTTCGCCGCAATACGGCGGAGGAAGAATTTTACCGTCGGTTTTTTGGTTGGAATCTGGCTGGAAGCGGTCCCGCTGAAGAACAGATCAACAACATCGGCTCGGGGGTGATTGTCGAGGCAACGGATGATGAAGGTTATATTCTGACGAATTTCCATGTGCTCCAACAGGCGGAGCGGGTGCAGGTGCAGTTGTGGGATGGGCGCGAGTATGAAGCGGAAAAATTGCTCTATCAGACTCAGAAGGATCTGGCGTTGCTGAAGATCGTCCGCCGGGCGGACGATCCGCCGTTTCGCCCCATCCTGCTGGCGGCGGATGACGATCTGCTCCTGGGAGAAACCGCCATTGCCATCGGCAACCCATTCGGGTTGGGCGGATCCGTTTCGCAGGGGATATTGAGTTCCAAAAATCGGCGGCTGGACTCTGGTGGAAATCGCTTGGATTACCTGGATTGGTTGCAAACCGATGCCGATATCAACCCCGGCAACAGCGGCGGGCCGCTGGTCAATATTCGCGGCGAACTCATCGGGATCAATGTGGCCGTTTACAACCAAGAGGAGGGCAAGGGCACCGGCTTTGCCATTCCGGTGAAACAAATCTCCAGTGCGCTGTCGGATTTTTTCAGTTTGGAGTACTCCGCCAAACTGTGGTTGGGCGCGCGCTTTCGCGGTTCGCCCAAACCGCTGGAAGTGCGCTACGTGCAACCTCACAGCCCGGCGGATGATGCCGGATTGCGCGAGGGACAGCAGGTGATCGAGGTCAACGGCCAGGCGGTCAGCAGTCTGGCCCGGTTTTGTCAGCTCATGGCCGCCAGCTCCGATCACCAGGCGCAGTTGGTGGTTTTGGACCAAGGCGTTCAGCGTAAAATCTCCGTGCAAATGGTGCCGCTGGAGGAGGTGAACCGTGCTTTGTTGGGCAAACGACTTGGATTGACCGTCGGTCCGATTTCCAATGTTTCCGTTCCCAGTGGAAACCCGCCCGCGACGCCAACGGGATTGACCGTCACCGCCGTGGAGAAAGATGGCCCCGCAGCCAAGGCACGCCTCGAAGCGGGCATGATTGTAAGCGCCATTGACAATGTGCCGGTCACCGATGTGGTGAATCTCAGCAACGTGCTGGGCAATAAAAGGAGCGGCGACCCCTTTCGGTTGATTGTGAACGTGGCGACACGTTATGCCGATGGGCAGGCGCGCTGGTTAACCGGACCGGTGGACATTCCCGCACGGTAG
- a CDS encoding ABC transporter ATP-binding protein encodes MDATPMIEVHQLTKRYAGRTALADISFSVARGEIVGLLGDNGAGKSTTMRILAGFMPATSGTARVAGYDVFYDSKEVRRRIGYMPENNPLHNEMRVREYLKFRARLKGLSRAVTRERLDAVLELCSLTDVRKRIIGQLSKGYRQRVGLADAIIHEPDLIILDEPTIGLDPHQIRMVRQLIKNLAGSHTVLISSHILHEVEMTCSRVMIMLRGRILASDTPENLQRLIASKGQIIAEIAAPPEELKLEWARMGEVEHYEVAPAEGIFQRCALTARPGFDLRPQIFALVQARGWTLRELTRSRHSLEDIYMQVTKPNEEEEF; translated from the coding sequence ATGGATGCCACACCCATGATTGAAGTTCACCAGCTAACCAAGCGTTACGCTGGTCGAACCGCCTTGGCGGATATTTCCTTTTCCGTGGCGCGCGGCGAGATTGTCGGTTTGCTGGGGGACAATGGGGCCGGGAAAAGCACCACGATGCGCATTCTGGCCGGTTTCATGCCCGCCACTTCCGGCACGGCGCGCGTGGCGGGTTACGACGTGTTTTACGATTCCAAGGAAGTGCGGCGGCGCATCGGTTACATGCCGGAGAATAATCCGCTGCACAACGAAATGCGGGTGCGGGAGTATCTCAAATTCCGGGCGCGTTTGAAGGGATTGAGTCGTGCCGTCACCCGGGAGCGCCTGGATGCCGTGCTGGAACTATGCAGTCTGACGGACGTGCGCAAACGGATCATCGGGCAGCTTTCCAAGGGATATCGGCAACGGGTGGGACTGGCCGACGCCATCATCCATGAGCCGGATTTAATCATCCTGGATGAACCCACCATCGGTCTGGACCCGCATCAGATTCGCATGGTGCGTCAGCTTATCAAAAATTTGGCCGGCAGTCATACGGTGTTGATTTCCTCGCACATTCTGCATGAAGTCGAGATGACCTGCAGCCGGGTCATGATCATGTTGCGCGGACGGATTCTCGCGTCGGATACGCCGGAAAATCTGCAACGCCTGATTGCCAGCAAGGGACAGATCATTGCGGAAATTGCCGCGCCCCCCGAGGAGTTGAAACTGGAATGGGCGCGCATGGGTGAAGTGGAGCATTACGAGGTGGCCCCGGCCGAAGGGATTTTCCAACGCTGCGCGTTGACGGCCCGCCCCGGCTTTGATTTGCGCCCGCAGATTTTTGCGCTGGTCCAGGCGCGTGGCTGGACATTGCGGGAATTGACCCGCAGCCGTCATTCCCTGGAAGACATTTACATGCAGGTGACCAAGCCCAACGAAGAGGAGGAATTCTGA
- a CDS encoding ABC transporter permease — MRVYLTLTRRELATYFVSLTGYVTIAAVALLCSLSFWVMLRTMGTMSFQVPVTELFFQNPMFWFILLIANAVITMRLYAQEKYSGTYETLMTTPVGDLQVVAAKFTAAWLFYMIMWLPFLGCCYLIQNYAQQAGALDPGVLASTYLGIALFGAFFISFGAFASSLTVNQMVAAMVSMLLGMAVFALGYVAGPGFVSGPWRTQLLSRFSFFEQMREFAHGVVDTRTVVVLLSLAFLFLFLTLRVVESRRWK; from the coding sequence ATGCGCGTGTATCTCACGTTGACGCGGCGCGAGCTGGCGACGTATTTCGTCTCGCTGACCGGCTACGTCACCATCGCGGCCGTGGCGCTGCTCTGCAGTTTGAGCTTTTGGGTGATGCTGCGCACCATGGGCACCATGTCGTTCCAGGTGCCGGTCACGGAGTTGTTTTTTCAGAATCCGATGTTCTGGTTCATTCTGCTGATCGCCAACGCCGTCATCACCATGCGGCTTTACGCGCAGGAAAAATACTCGGGCACCTATGAAACGCTGATGACCACTCCGGTGGGCGACCTGCAGGTGGTGGCGGCCAAGTTCACGGCGGCCTGGCTGTTTTACATGATCATGTGGCTGCCGTTTCTGGGTTGCTGTTACCTGATTCAAAACTACGCGCAACAGGCGGGCGCGCTGGACCCCGGCGTGCTCGCCAGCACGTATCTTGGCATCGCGTTGTTTGGCGCGTTCTTCATTTCCTTTGGCGCGTTTGCCTCCTCCCTGACGGTGAACCAGATGGTGGCGGCAATGGTCAGCATGTTGCTCGGCATGGCGGTGTTCGCGCTGGGCTACGTGGCGGGACCGGGTTTCGTCAGCGGCCCGTGGCGGACCCAGTTATTGAGCCGCTTCAGTTTCTTCGAGCAGATGCGCGAGTTCGCGCACGGAGTGGTTGATACACGCACGGTCGTGGTGTTGTTGAGCCTCGCGTTTTTATTCCTGTTTCTGACGTTGCGCGTGGTGGAGAGTCGGCGCTGGAAATAA